One window from the genome of Podospora pseudocomata strain CBS 415.72m chromosome 6, whole genome shotgun sequence encodes:
- a CDS encoding hypothetical protein (COG:S; EggNog:ENOG503P27W), with translation MPPNLPVPSKAALTALQGLVVGTTCTIAIIAEDRRRRINSALRIVENGERLKSCRQYRPGGGRTRLRVLQERAVQVDEESVVLSPADGGGECGGACLEKQEKRDAGVEGEVGGGRGDVELVAEPPELDPFAEFNAAAWRDGREEGVKRSVAVPEWYREHQASAKARSFRDISSIQRKATTGAGVPDVPTNTVSTTQLEGKTAGQTTDPTASLSWLNTVQSLQFPSTIKILRLIQEACISKNATRLGHVVQFVLENSESAITGQPGWLSGTALLCRTCQEAGMLEEAGNVLARVLRSGKINEIDYYAFEPSSLIRSLLAHAETLKSNQDASLRILDLAAVVYRPKIADRTPVVDPGLHETGRRLLEARFAAGHLINGREIYRRCHGYALRMGDATPEFTHWYLTKLAEQHSYKMAIQIFRFNYANCMPDSVSLYDIARLAVDCVEKAHNHRADDVLHTLRKLYRGIDFKMPSELATRLLVAHWRRNKDFGGTQRLFDTLGEEVGIEKEVLYPDALYRVMVEISLEAGEEALAEWYFEKSAADGFVVLEDVRMLGVFARHYAAGGDWEAVRAIFERMKVEEDDPEGMKNYSQVFVPVLKAYADGHTVEETDGFLRGYVEGLGVPLNNYIFSVMGAKYAKGRDVGRMVEWLEYCARLGFEVDAAFSNVILTVLRREWKMPFRDMRTLYRKLRLLSPKFADRYTETVMVRAALGNGSGGRATRGRLLSLRVERNILPHKGKCADARELALVMKEHLTYGHPRVALRMYRVSRHEGMDVSHGTLRLAVQAQLQAEPDSYQDAYELVRDAQDNGLETEGIINYIVGWKIRNLFTDMKRERKAWHPSRMLMVVQDSLRGMEELGINPTDTALHQAARICLTMRFYSGAIVYAAHAAKAKGESPCYNLANFGIILSAATKLLDVARLKLAIGRALSSSYKEDTACLNMLKAAFTYVKRFEPNPESTTAKSKQEQAYEVLEKAIKAIVEAREILRVDAARLGTDALRVMKESALAAGYPPVDFDEIPWLNSTYGKEGRIESGDGSHLVLTQA, from the coding sequence ATGCCGCCGAATCTACCTGTGCCCTCCAAGGCTGCCCTGACGGCGCTCCAAGGGCTTGTTGTGGGCACGACCTGCACCATTGCGATTATTGCCGAGGATCGGAGGCGGAGGATAAACAGCGCGCTGAGGATTGTGGAGAATGGGGAGAGGCTCAAGAGCTGTCGGCAGTACAGGccaggaggggggaggacgaggttgagggtgctGCAGGAGCGGGCTGTgcaggttgatgaggagtcGGTTGTGCTTTCGCCTgcggatggggggggggagtgtggAGGGGCTTGTttggagaagcaggagaagagagatgctggggtggagggtgaggtgggaggggggaggggggatgtagAGCTGGTGGCTGAACCGCCGGAATTGGACCCTTTTGCCGAGTTTAATGCTGCGGCGTGGCGGGAtgggcgggaggagggagtgaaGAGGTCGGTGGCGGTTCCGGAATGGTATAGGGAGCATCAGGCTTCTGCGAAGGCGAGGTCGTTTCGGGATATCTCCTCCATTCAGAGGAAGGCTACCACCGGCGCAGGTGTTCCCGATGTGCCCACCAACACAGTATCGACGACACAGCTTGAAGGAAAGACGGCTGGACAGACTACCGACCCAACCGCTTCCCTCTCGTGGCTCAACACCGTCCAGTCCCTTCAATTCCCTTCGACAATAAAGATCCTGAGGTTAATCCAGGAGGCCTGCATCTCCAAAAACGCAACCCGGCTCGGCCACGTCGTTCAATTCGTCCTCGAAAACTCCGAAAGCGCCATCACAGGACAACCAGGCTGGTTATCcggcaccgccctcctctGCAGAACCTGCCAAGAAGCAGGCATGCTCGAAGAAGCAGGCAATGTCCTCGCACGAGTCCTGCGAAGCGGAAAAATCAACGAAATCGATTACTACGCCTTTGAaccatcctccctcatccgCTCCCTCCTGGCCCACGCCGAAACCCTCAAATCCAACCAAGACGCCAGCCTGCgcatcctcgacctcgccgCGGTGGTCTATCGTCCCAAAATTGCGGACCGAACCCCCGTGGTTGACCCCGGCCTCCACGAAACCGGCCGGAGGCTGCTTGAAGCGAGATTCGCGGCTGGCCACCTCATCAACGGCCGAGAAATTTATCGGCGGTGCCATGGTTATGCCCTCCGTATGGGGGACGCAACTCCCGAGTTCACGCATTGGTATTTGACCAAACTGGCCGAGCAACACAGTTACAAGATGGCGATCCAGATATTCCGGTTCAACTACGCAAACTGCATGCCGGACTCGGTGTCGCTGTATGACATCGCCAGGCTGGCGGTCGATTGCGTTGAAAAGGCGCACAACCACCGGGCAGATGATGTGCTGCACACGCTGAGAAAACTGTACAGGGGTATCGACTTTAAGATGCCGTCCGAGCTGGCTACGAGGTTGCTGGTGGCGCACTGGAGGAGGAATAAGGATTTTGGCGGGACTCAGAGGCTGTTTGATACccttggggaggaggtgggcatCGAGAAGGAGGTCCTCTACCCTGACGCGCTGTACcgggtgatggtggagattTCTctcgaggctggggaggaggcgttggCGGAGTGGTATTTTGAAAAGTCGGCGGCGGATGGGTttgtggttttggaggaTGTGAGGATGCTGGGGGTTTTTGCGAGGCATTATGCTGCCGGGGGGGACTGGGAGGCGGTGAGGGCGATTTTTGAGAGGAtgaaggttgaggaggacgatccggaggggatgaagaatTACAGTCAGGTTTTTGTGCCGGTGCTGAAGGCGTATGCGGATGGGCAcacggtggaggagacggatgggtttttgagggggtATGTGGAGGGGCTGGGGGTGCCGCTGAACAATTACATCTTCAGCGTGATGGGGGCGAAGTATgcgaaggggagggatgtgGGCAGGATGGTGGAGTGGTTGGAGTACTGTGCTaggttggggtttgaggtGGATGCGGCGTTTAGCAATGTTATTTTGACGGTTctgaggagggagtggaagATGCCGTTTAGGGATATGAGGACGCTTTATCGGAAGCTGAGGTTGCTGAGTCCGAAGTTTGCGGATAGATACACCgagacggtgatggtgagggcggcgttggggaatgggagcggggggagggcgacgagggggaggttgttgtctcTACGTGTTGAGCGCAATATTTTGCCGCACAAGGGCAAATGTGCGGACGCGAGGGAGCTCGCGCTGGTTATGAAGGAGCATCTGACGTACGGCCACCCGAGGGTGGCATTGAGGATGTACAGGGTGTCTCGACACGAGGGGATGGATGTCTCCCATGGGACACTGCGGCTGGCGGTTCAGGCGCAGCTGCAGGCTGAGCCGGATAGCTATCAAGACGCGTACGAACTCGTGCGGGATGCACAAGACAATGGGCTTGAGACGGAGGGAATCATCAATTATATCGTTGGCTGGAAGATTCGCAACCTCTTCACAGACAtgaagagggaaaggaaggcgTGGCACCCAAGTCGCATGCTGATGGTTGTTCAGGATAGCCTCAGAGGCATGGAAGAGCTAGGGATCAACCCCACAGACACGGCACTGCACCAAGCAGCGAGGATATGCCTCACGATGCGGTTCTACTCTGGAGCGATAGTCTACGCTGCTCATGCAGCCAAGGCCAAAGGTGAATCACCGTGCTATAACCTCGCCAACTttggcatcatcctcagTGCGGCAACCAAACTCCTCGACGTGGCGAGGCTGAAGCTAGCGATTGGGCGGGCACTGAGCAGCAGTTACAAAGAGGACACTGCCTGCCTCAACATGCTCAAGGCGGCGTTTACCTACGTCAAGAGGTTCGAGCCGAACCCAGAGTCTACGACAGCAAAGTCGAAACAAGAGCAGGCCTATGAGGTTCTGGAGAAGGCGATCAAAGCCATTGTCGAAGCAAGGGAGATACTGAGGGTGGACGCTGCACGACTGGGAACGGATGCGCTGAGGGTTATGAAGGAGAGCgcgcttgctgctgggtaTCCGCCGGtggactttgacgagatcCCTTGGTTGAATAGTACCtatgggaaggaggggaggataGAGAGCGGGGATGGTTCGCATTTGGTGTTGACCCAAGCGTAA